The genomic region CATTTTTTACTTGAAAAAACTGAATGATATGTCATTCTATATTTAGATTTGAGAAATTAGGAGAATTGAAAAATGGTACAAGTGGATGTCTTCTGGGCCTACGGATTGGGCGCAGGTTTTGCAATGGCGGCTTCTCGTCAGATCAAAAAAATTCAATCTTCTTCGGATTCGGAAAACTCGGCGTCCTTGAAAAACGCCAAAGCGCTAGTTACGACCGAAAAAACTCCCTTTTGGAAAACCACGTATTTTCTGATCAACGTTTTGTTTCTATCGTTGGTTTTCGGGCCCTCGGGTTTGTATCTTGTTTGGCAATTTACGAACTGGGAAACGATGCAGGCACTGGATAAGTCGATGCCGGGATGGCTCGTAACTCTATTCGGTTTTACGAATGTATCTCAGGGAATTCTCGCGTTTTGGGTCGTTTGGAAATTACTCGAAAAGTCCAAAGCTTTTTTAGGATTTTTGCAAGTGATGCTCGGTTACTTCGGAATGTTTTTCATCTTGGTTCATGGTTGGGACGGAGAAGGTTACAAAAGATTTTTTTCCGCAACCAGGGAGGAATATCTCACGAACTGGACTTGGAACACGGCTCTTTCTTGGTTAACTTCGGACGTCGCGATCACGTTGTATGTCATGGGAATCGTTATGATTCCGATTATGATTTTCATCATGTCGTGCTGGCTCGAGGAAGGTCTTGAAATCCAAGGGAATTCTCTCGGACAAGAAACCAAGGAAGGAAAAGGAAGTCCGGTTCAAAGAATTCTATTCTTTTTCGGTTCCGTGTTTATAGGCGCGCTTGGTCTTGCGATCGTTTGCAGTTTGTTGATTCACGCTTTGGGTTGGATCTTCGGCGGCGCTTTGAGTTTGGGAGTTCTTTACGTATTAGGAATTTCTAAATATGGAATCTTGTTCGCTTTCTACAAAGGAATCTTCCACTTAAAAGGAAATTCGATTTCCGCATCGGGAGTTCCTGCGGGAGCGCGCGCTTAAACTTCCAAAGCCTTCTTGTATTCCTGAATCAAAAGATCCGGATTTTCGGTTCCTACCGAGATTCGGATCAGATTCGGGTCCAATCCATTCTCCTTTAAGAACTTTCTTCCTTCTTCCTGTGTTACCAATTCGTAGTGCGCGAGATAAACATAAAGCATGTTGAGAGTGAATTCGGTTCCGAAACTCGGTCCTTTAAGAAGCGCGAGTCGGTCGTAAAATTTTTCCAAAGGAATCGAAAGTTCGATCGATAAAACCCCCGATTGAATCCCGGGAATTCTCGTGATCTTTTCAAAGTTTTGGGAAGAATCGGCCGATCCGGTCCAAAATACGTTTCGGATTCCGGGTTGTTCCGAAAAGAACGCGGCTAATTTTTTTACGTTCTCGCTGATCTTGAGAACTCTTTCTTCGTAGTCTTTGATTTCGTACGCGAGTCTTTCACAATCTCGAAGATACGGTTCTTCGATCCATTCTTTGCCGATCGGAAAAATTTCTCGGAACCAACGCGAACCCTTGTTGAATACGACCGCGCCCATCATAAGATCCCCGTTTCCACAAGCGAACTTGGTCAAACTTTCCACGACCACGTCCACATAGGGAAGAACGTTGATCACCGCCGAACCCGCAACGGAGATATCCGCGATCAAAGGAATTTCGTATCGATCCACGATGGATTTTAGTTTTTCATAATCGGGAACGAGAAGAAGAGGATTGGTCGGACATTCGGTGATGATTCCCGCAACTCGATCCGAGTTTTGTTTTAGAAAATTCTCCAGTTCCTCGAGATCCGTCGCGTTATGGATCACGTAAGAATCTTCCGTATATTTTTCTAATATTCTAATATTGTCTACGTAGAGCCAGCCGAGTCTAATCCAGATTTTTTTTCCTTCTTTTTTCCGGACGCGGTCGAAAGCTTCGAACACGGAATAAACTCCGTTCATACCGGAAACGGAAAGTAGAATTTCCGGATTTAGATTTCCGTAAAAGGAAGAAAGTTGGGAAAGAATTTTCCCGATCGGATTTTCTTTTTCGACTTTCTCGCGGAATATTTCCTGAAGGATTCCCTTCTTTAAAAGAAAATCCTCCGCCATTCTGGAAGACGCAAGACATCCCGTGTGTTGTATAAAGGAAAGAATTTCCTTTTCCAATTCCTTGAGTTCGGGAATCACCAAAGTTACGATTCCTTCGTCTTCTATGATTTCGTATTTTTCGATGGAGAATTTTTGTACGATCGTATCCGCGGCCTTTCGGGACGAAACGACGAACTGAGGCGTGTTTATTTTTTTAACTTCTCGGTTATAATCCAAAATTCTCGCGATGTAAGAATGCGCTACAAATCTAGGATAACCCGACTTCAATCGGGAAAGAGTCTCGGTTCTTTTTTCTTCGTAACCGATCACGTCCGTCAACTGCGGAAGGCTTACGGAAACCGCGTGAATGTTCTCAAAGGGAATTCTTTCTCCGCAGAGAGTTCGATGGGGTTCGCTGACTTCTTTTAACATCTCTATTGATTCCAGTCGCTGATCGATCTCGGATTTTTCAACCCGTAAATTCGATTGAATTTTAATGAGTCTGGGTTTCGGAAATTTTCCGAGCTCGATCCTCTTCGGTTAAGGCTCCGATCAATTCTTCCAAATCGCCTTCCATGATTGCGGAAAGGTTATGACTCGTGAATCCGATCCTATGATCCGTACATCTTCCCTGCGGAAAATTATACGTCCTCACTCGTTCGGAACGATCTCCGCTTCCGACCATTTGTTTCTTAATCGCGTCCGAGGCTTGTTTTTTATCTTCGGCTTGTTTCTCGAGAATTCTCGCGCTCAAAATCCGCAAAGCCTTCGCTTTGTTTTTATGCTGGGATTTTTCATCCTGACAAGCGACGACAACTCCGGTCGGAATGTGCGTGATCCGAACCGCGGAATCGGTCGTGTTTACGTGCTGACCGCCCGCGCCCGAAGAACGGTAAACGTCGATTCTAAGATCGCTTTCGTTGATTTCAATTTCTTCCTCGTCGGCTTCGGGAAGTACGGCGACGGTCACCGCGCTCGTATGAATTCTTCCACCGGATTCTGTGCTCGGAATTCTTTGAACCCGATGTGTTCCGCCTTCGAATTTGAAAAGATCGTAGGCGCGATCGTCTTCGAGGGCGAAAATAATTTCTTTCAGACCGCCGATTCCCGTCGGAGACGAATCGATGATTTCACTTTTAATCTTTTGTTTGTCCGCAAATCGGGAATACATTCTGTAAAGATCGGCCACGAAAAGACCGGCTTCTTCTCCGCCGGTCCCGGCTCTGATTTCCACGAGAATATTTTTTCCGGAGTTCGGATCCGGAGGCAAAAGAAGAATTTCGAGTTCCTTTTCCAGTTCATCGAGTTTTTCACCGGCTTGGCGGATTTCTTCTTTGAGCATGGAATGCATTTCTTCGTCCTTTTCGGACTGGATCAATTCTTCGGCGTCTTTTCTATCTTTGTGGATCTTCAGATATTCTTCCACTTTGAGATAAAGAGGGGTAAGTCTGGATCTTTCCTTGTAAAGATTTTTCAAGGAAGAAGGATCTTTCGCCAGATTTAACTCTTCGCTAATTCGAAGGTATTTTTCTTGTATTTTTTCAAGTCTATCTATCATTGAATGAACTCGACCTTTCCTTTGTAAATCAACGCACTCTATGGAAAACCATATTTCCGTCGCAGAAGCTTTTTCTGAAAAATTCTTATCCTTGCTGACCGATCTTCGGGGTTATCGGAGTCCGTTCGGGAAAACCGTGGGCGATCCTTCCGATTTCATTCAGGAATGCGTTCAAAAGGCCTCGATCCGCGCCGGTGCGATCAGCCTCGGGCTTTCGATTCCGAAAAGACATCTCGGTTATCTTACATTGTTACCCGAAATGATTCTATTCTATAGAATCCAAGGGCATCTCGTCAAAGACATCGCCGCGCTCTACGGAAAAGAATCTCAAGTATCTCCCGAAGTCATGAGTTATTGCATTTTTCCGGATAAGAATCACGCTTTGATCCGTTCGATCGTAAGAGACGCAGGAAGCCGCGTATTGGTTAGACCGGCTTCGTTGGAAATTCTTCGTTCGATCGGTTTTCATCTTGGATGGAAATTGTTTCGGAAGAACGGAGGAAATTCCTCTTCTAAGTTCGCGTGGCTTCCTTATATCGGCGCGATTCTAAACGGGGGAATTTCTTTTCTGGATACGAAAACGACGGGAAGAAGGGCGGCCGAACTCTTTCAAAAGGAATTGGAATTTACGGGCGTCTTGGAAGAATAGGTCTGAAACTGATTTTTAACTATATTATGAAACTTGAATCCATCTTGAAAAAAAGAATCGCGTTAGCCGCTTTTATTAAAAAGAATACGATCCTGGTTTTGTTTGCGATTTCCTTTTTCAATCTCTGTAAAAGCAGTCACGAAACTTTTATCGAAGAGATTCAGGAACTCGTCGAACAGGAAAAATACGAAAAGGCTTCCGAAAAGCTGAAGGAAAAACTTCAATCTCCGAAGGACAGGGACGAGGTTCTTTCCACCGAGGCTCCCGATTCTCCCCGTATCATAGAATTTTCAAACGATCGTTTAAAACTCGTGTGGACCGAGGATCAAAAGATTTTCTTTCAGGATCTTGCGGCGGGTGAGAACAATTCCAGAAGTTTGGATCAGGTTCCTTCCAACCTTTCTCTTTCTCAAAATGCGAATTACGCACTTGTTGAATATACGATGCAGGCTTCGGGCGGTTGTCGTTATGTTGCAATTTCCTTAAAAGATTCCAGTCTCTCTTACGAAGCGGGCGCGCAGGTTTCCTGCAAAAGCAGAGGATCGATTCTTCCGGACGGTTCGAAAATTTATTACTTCGTCGATGATAATCTTTACGAGGAAAAAACCGTAGAACCGAGAAAGCCCGTTTTGGTTTTGAACAAGGAAAAAATCGTATCACCGTTTCCTAATTTAAAAACGCGGTTTCTTATGTATCCGTCCGGAAATTCATTTTTGATTTTTTCGGGAAACGCGGGCGCGTACAATCTTTATTGGTTTCATCCTTCTCAGAAAACCGTCGAGAAAATCGATAAGGATATTCTGAGCCCGATCCTTTATTACGGAAACGGAGAAAGCGCGTATTACGTCGGCGGCGAAATCGGCAAACTGCATCTAAGAAGAATCAACTTTTCGTCCAAAAGCAAACCCGCTATCACGAAACTTTTTACGGTCAGTCGGAAAGAAATCACACCGTGGAAACTTTCCAAGAAGAACGAATTCTTATCCGGTTATTCGGGCAAGGTTCATCTTTGGGGACCGGCTAAAAAAAGTCAGAACCTTCCGATTCTTTGCGAACGCGCGTTTTTATCCGGAGACGATCGGATCGTTTGCGAAACCGAGCCGGGCCAGTTGCTTCTTAGCAAACTCGACTTTCAACCGGAAGATTGGAGCGTTTGGAAACTTTACGAAGAAGTTCGCAGTAAATAAGCGCGGGTTTGTTCGCGCTTTTATAAGAATAAGTTTAAGATCAGAGGTTCTCTACTGTTTACGCCGGGAGTCGGAGCGCCGTATCTGGTTTTGATATAACTTCCTCCTCCGTAATTTTGATCCATTAAAGAACCGGAAGGAACGGTTCGAATCGTGGATTCTATGTTTGATTTTGTCGCCCATTCCTTCAGTTGAGTTTCGGAAGAATCTTCCCCGATCGCGATCAATCTCGACACGAAGGTTTTCTTTACCTTTTCCTGAAACTCCGCGTTTTTAAAATCTTCGAGATAAAAAATTCCGAATCTCGCAAAAGGAAATTGGAACGTCGCCAAGTTTTTTTCCTCAATCACGTTAGACGCGTTTGATTCCGATTCCTGGGATTTTAACGCGGCTAAATTCTTTTTCCAGATCGCAGTCGCAGTTCGATCCAAAACGAAGTCTTTCAAAGAAATCGGTTTGTTCGGATCGAAGATATAAACGACTTCCCTCCACACGAATCGATCGGAAGTTTCGGATTCCACGGCCGTGCTTTGGATTAAAATCGAACCGGGTAAAATATAAACTCCGTAAGTTCTGGATAAATTCGAAAAAATTCTTAAATACGTTTCGGCCGTTTTCGCGTACAAATCCGTTTTTTTCCCGGAGATCGAGTCGATCAGACCTCTATAAAGAATTTCTAATTTAATAAACTGAAACGCTTCTTCGACCGTTTTCTGTTTAAAAATTTCCTTTCGGGAATTTAAAAAATACAAAAAACTTCCAGTGTGAACGGGGAATACTACCAAGGTGTTCTTTTTTAAAAGACCTTTTTGTTTCGCTTGTTTGAGCGGAATTTCCAAGGACTTTAAAAATCTTTCTTCCGAGGAAAAATCCTCGAGTTTCCATTCGGGTTGGACCACGAGAACGTTTCCCGCGTTTCTGTCGAATCCGTTGCTGAGAATCTGATATTCTTTTTGAGGAAGTTCGTTGTATTGTTCGGAGGAAATTCCCTTTCCCGAAAAGATATAAGCGATTCCGAAAAATATCGGAATCAAAACGAGGGATGCGATTGCGTTTTTCCAGAATGGAGTCATATTCTTTTTTTCTAATGCACTAAAGATGCATATTCCTTAAGATACAGATTGACCGCGTCGAGCATGTATTCGGTAAACAAAGGACTCGGACGGTAGGAATGCACGTTTTCCCAGGCGATATAATCGTGTTCGTCGGAAAGAACGATTTCACCTCCGATAAAATCGGCGTGGTATGCGATGATGATGCACGGAAAATTTCCTTCGTTCACTCGGTGTTTGTGAACAAACAAGGGCTTCGGAGAAATTTCGACTTGAACCTTCGGACCCAATTCTTCCTCGATTTCCCGTTCCATACTGAGTTTCCAGTCTTCGAAGAATTCGTCCTCGTTCATTCTTCCGCCGGGAAGATCGCCTAAACCGGATTTACGGTCTCTGAGAATTAGAAGTTCGTCCCCTTTTCTCAAGAAAAGTTTTTGAGTAATTTGAAAAAAGCCGTGTTTGCTCAAGGATGATTCGTTCTCCGAGTTTCCTACAGGGGCTTATACTTTTTACAGGCTGACAATCATTTTTATCTTCGGAACCCTCAGCGATTCGTATAAAAGAACGCGAGGATCAAAGTCAAAACGATAAAGATCAAGTTGAGAATAAAACCGGAGTGAAGTTGTTTGCGTTCCGTCGGTTTCAAAAAATAGGCCGCGAAAATTACGGAGATAAACCCTCCCAAATGCGCCCAACGTGCGACCCCGTCTTCGGTGAAGACGTTCGTGATATCGGAATAAACCATGATCCAAGCCACGAGAAAAACGGGGAAAGGAATGTTCTTCTGATTAAAACGAAGGGAGAATGGAGAAAGCAAAGCCGCGACGGCCGCGATTCCCGAGATCGCTCCCGAGGCTCCGACCACCGGAGTCGAATCGTGAAGAATCACTCCCCGTATAAACGAATCCAACAAAGTCGAAATCAAAGCGGCCATAAAAAAGAACAAAAGCCATCTTCCTTTTCCCGCTTTGTATTCGACTGCTCTTCCGAGAAAAAAAAGATAAAACATATTCCCGAATAAGTGTATTAGACTTCCATGATAGAACACCGCGCCGATCCAGGAAACCGGATCGAACTTTCCGGGATGATTTAGAAAATAATGACGAATCACATGTTCGGGAAGAAAAATGTTTGCGAGAAAGAAAGTCGCAATCATCAAAAAAACGAAAAACGTGGTTAAGGGAAATTCAAAAAGAAGAATCCGAATCAAAGCGCGTCTTGTCCTCCGGGAAAATATCGAGTCAGATAGGATTTAAGAATGATTTTCAATTCTATGATCATTCGATCCGAGAACTCCTTATCTTTTTGCTCGCGTATCCAACGGTTTAGAATCGCATCCGTAACTTCCACGATAATTCTCGAGATAATTTTATTTTCGACCGGATCCACGTTAAATTGAGAAAGAATCATCGAAACGTTTTGAGAGATTTTCAAATTATTCTCGCGGTCGATTTCGATCAGCTCGGGATCCTGTTTCATGGAAGACCAAAGAGGAGCAAAGCCGGGTTCGGTGAGATAAAAGTTCGCAAAAGAATCGATCACAGAATCGATTAGATCTTCCCAGGATTTTCCGGATAAGTCCGATTGAAAAATTTCGGAAAGCATCAGATTCACTCTTTCCAAATGTCTTTGTCCGACTGCGTTTAAGACGGCGTGTTTGTTCGGAAAGTATTGGTATAAGGAGCCGATCGGAATTTCGGCTTCCAAAGCGATCATATTGGTGGTGATCGCTTCGGCTCCGTTCTTTTCCAGAAGTACGGCGACAACGTCTAATATTTTCTGAACCCGATCGATGGATCTTTTTTGAGAAGGTTCTTTTCTAGGATTGAGAAGAGAAGGATCTTTTCCCGATTCGCTATTTATAACTTTCTTCGGTTTGATTGTTTTCTTTGAAATCAATTCCAATCTCCGCCGTTTAGACGATTTGACTCCATTTATAGATTTCATTGGATAAATTCAAGAAAAGTATTCTAGCAAAATTGAATTGTTCCCAAATTCCGCTTTCGATTTCGGTTTTAGTTCACATTAAAATTTGCAAAGAATCCGATTGGATCGATCGGCATATAAAAGAATTCAGATTTAAGAAATGATTTGTTTTTAATTCATAAGGAATCGCTTTCCTTTCAAATTGTTTCACTTTGTTCAGGAAAATTTTCGAAACCCTTTCCAAATTTTTGAAAGAATTCTTCCTCATTTGAACTGTGTAACTCAATCCGAGAATCGTAACGTATAGAAAAAAATGCGCCTGAAATCAAATTGCAAGAAGGGGCAAAATATGCCCGTAGACTTAATCCATAAAATTCCGATTCAAATAGAAGAGACTTTGGGTCGAGAAGGAAAAGATCAATTTGTAGCTTTTTTAAACGAGGTGTTTGCGGAATTAAAAAATTCGATACGGGAAGACAGTTTTGTACAATTCGAAACGACTTTAAAACCCGAACTCATACAAGTTCATTCTAAAATGGAAACGTTGAAAATGAGTTTGAACGGAGAAATTGAAAAACTACGGTACGATATAAATCTAAAGAATGTAAATCTACAAGGAGAGGTAAAGATGGAAATTGCAGAAATCAAAATAGATATGGTCAATCTTAGAAACGAGTTAAAGACCGATATCGCGGAACTAAGAGCGGAGATGAAATCCGATCTACACGAATTACAAAAATCGATTGTCGACATTCATAAAACCGTCGCCGCCCAAACTAGTTGGATCTTAACGGGAATGTTCGGTGTTGCTACTCTTTCCGCTGCGATGGGAAAAATAATAAATTAATTTTTGCCGAAGAAGGGACTCGTCGTTTCGCAAGTTTCCATCCTGGAAACTTAAGCTCCACGACGTCTTTCTCGCGTGTTCGTCCATCCATGGACTCACATCGCATTTCTTCGCTCCCTATGAGTCG from Leptospira kmetyi serovar Malaysia str. Bejo-Iso9 harbors:
- a CDS encoding aminotransferase class I/II-fold pyridoxal phosphate-dependent enzyme; the encoded protein is MLKEVSEPHRTLCGERIPFENIHAVSVSLPQLTDVIGYEEKRTETLSRLKSGYPRFVAHSYIARILDYNREVKKINTPQFVVSSRKAADTIVQKFSIEKYEIIEDEGIVTLVIPELKELEKEILSFIQHTGCLASSRMAEDFLLKKGILQEIFREKVEKENPIGKILSQLSSFYGNLNPEILLSVSGMNGVYSVFEAFDRVRKKEGKKIWIRLGWLYVDNIRILEKYTEDSYVIHNATDLEELENFLKQNSDRVAGIITECPTNPLLLVPDYEKLKSIVDRYEIPLIADISVAGSAVINVLPYVDVVVESLTKFACGNGDLMMGAVVFNKGSRWFREIFPIGKEWIEEPYLRDCERLAYEIKDYEERVLKISENVKKLAAFFSEQPGIRNVFWTGSADSSQNFEKITRIPGIQSGVLSIELSIPLEKFYDRLALLKGPSFGTEFTLNMLYVYLAHYELVTQEEGRKFLKENGLDPNLIRISVGTENPDLLIQEYKKALEV
- the prfA gene encoding peptide chain release factor 1; the encoded protein is MIDRLEKIQEKYLRISEELNLAKDPSSLKNLYKERSRLTPLYLKVEEYLKIHKDRKDAEELIQSEKDEEMHSMLKEEIRQAGEKLDELEKELEILLLPPDPNSGKNILVEIRAGTGGEEAGLFVADLYRMYSRFADKQKIKSEIIDSSPTGIGGLKEIIFALEDDRAYDLFKFEGGTHRVQRIPSTESGGRIHTSAVTVAVLPEADEEEIEINESDLRIDVYRSSGAGGQHVNTTDSAVRITHIPTGVVVACQDEKSQHKNKAKALRILSARILEKQAEDKKQASDAIKKQMVGSGDRSERVRTYNFPQGRCTDHRIGFTSHNLSAIMEGDLEELIGALTEEDRARKISETQTH
- a CDS encoding NUDIX domain-containing protein; its protein translation is MSKHGFFQITQKLFLRKGDELLILRDRKSGLGDLPGGRMNEDEFFEDWKLSMEREIEEELGPKVQVEISPKPLFVHKHRVNEGNFPCIIIAYHADFIGGEIVLSDEHDYIAWENVHSYRPSPLFTEYMLDAVNLYLKEYASLVH
- a CDS encoding rhomboid family intramembrane serine protease, which encodes MIATFFLANIFLPEHVIRHYFLNHPGKFDPVSWIGAVFYHGSLIHLFGNMFYLFFLGRAVEYKAGKGRWLLFFFMAALISTLLDSFIRGVILHDSTPVVGASGAISGIAAVAALLSPFSLRFNQKNIPFPVFLVAWIMVYSDITNVFTEDGVARWAHLGGFISVIFAAYFLKPTERKQLHSGFILNLIFIVLTLILAFFYTNR
- a CDS encoding LA_3696 family protein, coding for MPVDLIHKIPIQIEETLGREGKDQFVAFLNEVFAELKNSIREDSFVQFETTLKPELIQVHSKMETLKMSLNGEIEKLRYDINLKNVNLQGEVKMEIAEIKIDMVNLRNELKTDIAELRAEMKSDLHELQKSIVDIHKTVAAQTSWILTGMFGVATLSAAMGKIIN